In Homo sapiens chromosome 14 genomic scaffold, GRCh38.p14 alternate locus group ALT_REF_LOCI_1 HSCHR14_7_CTG1, a single window of DNA contains:
- the MOAP1 gene encoding modulator of apoptosis 1 — MTLRLLEDWCRGMDMNPRKALLIAGISQSCSVAEIEEALQAGLAPLGEYRLLGRMFRRDENRKVALVGLTAETSHALVPKEIPGKGGIWRVIFKPPDPDNTFLSRLNEFLAGEGMTVGELSRALGHENGSLDPEQGMIPEMWAPMLAQALEALQPALQCLKYKKLRVFSGRESPEPGEEEFGRWMFHTTQMIKAWQVPDVEKRRRLLESLRGPALDVIRVLKINNPLITVDECLQALEEVFGVTDNPRELQVKYLTTYQKDEEKLSAYVLRLEPLLQKLVQRGAIERDAVNQARLDQVIAGAVHKTIRRELNLPEDGPAPGFLQLLVLIKDYEAAEEEEALLQAILEGNFT; from the coding sequence ATGACTTTGAGGCTTTTAGAAGACTGGTGCAGGGGGATGGACATGAACCCTCGGAAAGCGCTATTGATTGCCGGCATCTCCCAGAGCTGCAGTGTGGCAGAAATCGAGGAGGCTCTGCAGGCTGGTTTAGCTCCCTTGGGGGAGTACAGACTGCTTGGAAGGATGTTCAGGAGGGATGAGAACAGGAAAGTAGCCTTAGTAGGGCTTACTGCGGAGACTAGTCACGCCCTGGTCCCTAAGGAGATACCGGGAAAAGGGGGTATCTGGAGAGTGATCTTTAAGCCCCCTGACccagataatacatttttaagcAGATTAAATGAATTTTTAGCGGGAGAGGGCATGACAGTGGGTGAGTTGAGCAGAGCTCTTGGACATGAAAATGGCTCCTTAGACCCAGAGCAGGGCATGATCCCGGAAATGTGGGCCCCTATGTTGGCACAGGCATTAGAGGCTCTTCAGCCTGCCCTGCAATGCTTGAAGTATAAAAAGCTGAGAGTGTTCTCGGGCAGGGAGTCTCCAGAACCAGGAGAAGAAGAATTTGGACGCTGGATGTTTCATACTACTCAGATGATAAAGGCGTGGCAGGTGCCAGATGTAGAGAAGAGAAGGCGATTGCTAGAGAGCCTTCGAGGCCCAGCACTTGATGTTATTCGTGTCCTCAAGATAAACAATCCTTTAATTACTGTCGATGAATGTCTGCAGGCTCTTGAGGAGGTATTTGGGGTTACAGATAATCCTAGGGAGTTGCAGGTCAAATATCTAACCACTTACCAGAAGGATGAGGAAAAGTTGTCGGCTTATGTACTAAGGCTGGAGCCTTTGTTACAGAAGCTGGTACAGAGAGGAGCAATTGAGAGAGATGCTGTGAATCAGGCCCGCCTAGACCAAGTCATTGCTGGGGCAGTCCACAAAACAATTCGCAGAGAGCTTAATCTGCCAGAGGATGGCCCAGCCCCTGGTTTCTTGCAGTTATTGGTACTAATAAAGGATTATGAGgcagctgaggaggaggaggccctTCTCCAGGCAATATTGGAAGGTAATTTCACCTGA